From the genome of Lampris incognitus isolate fLamInc1 chromosome 17, fLamInc1.hap2, whole genome shotgun sequence:
AATGGACAGTCATATTAGAATGTAAATTAAGCTATTCATAAAGTTATAGACAGAGATAGTTAAGTCACCCTTGCATTCAAAACCTTCCTCGTGTGTAATTACCGTCATTTACAGGAGTGGCCGTCTCTATATTTATTATatgtctgttttgttgttgttgttgttgttgttgttgttgtggttgttgttttttttggatgcTTTCTGCAATGCTGCCACATTGATGCTCCACTTCTGATGGAAACTGTTGGCAAAATCCTGGTTATTAACAcaggctagctagctgaggccAGCTCGTGTGAAAACCATAAATCATTTTGTATATAAAGTATATCGTATGGCATTAAGCATCGAGGTAATAAGTCAAAAACGTAGTGGCACTCTCATTATAAAGCAACAAACGAAATGGGAAAACTCTCGTACCTTcgctgaagaaaaaacaagtgACTGTGGTTTGCAGTATCTCCATAAAACCAAATATTTTCCTTTCCTGCCCCTTTTGTTCCCCGCTCCTTAGAGCAACGCAGCCCAATGAAGGTCTCAGTCCACCACAACTCATACTCACGGCTCAGACGTCAGAAACAATAAAGTCGACGTCACAGAAGgtggaatcagctcatctggacacaacgtttaccgaGAGAAACGTTCCATCGCTCATCCGAGCGACCTCTTCacttcagtctcacctggctgcaggtgtccccacccttatacacaatacagtggcaccagagccctagagagagagagttgcgtcaacgtggggtcagaacgcgagagggtcacgtggttcatgtagccgccgaatagttccaaacgaagcttggcgggtcatttaaatgaactgcttagccgcgatttctggtaactactgtaaccggttattttcttgcccggtgcgggattcgatacggcgtgtactgcaccacaaggcgccatcgctaaccgctcggctaaagggtcagaccctagctaacgggtcttattagtcgTTTACAGTCGTCTCCCTGCCCGgaggcgcgccctcgcgctttgttcttcccgcgctccgaagagacttctgaggatctgcacacttccggatcccaccgctgccgccaatgtaaccagttattttcttgcctgttgcgggattcgatacggggtgtactgcaccacaagacgccatcgctaaccgctcggctaaagggtcagacccgttagctagggactaacgtgccttattagtagtttacagtcgtcaccctccccggaagcgcgccctcgcgctttgttcttcccgcgctccgaagagacttctgaggatctgcacacttccggatcccaccgctgccgccaatgtaaccggttattttcttgcccggtgcgggattcgatacggggtgtactgcgccacaagacgacgtcactaaccgctcggctaaagggtcaaacccgttagctaggggctaacgtgtcttatcagtagtttacactactaaccaatattttcagatttttacatttatatgtagatatagatatagatatattccaacgtggcacatattctatgcgcactgtttggaactacccggggctcccatgatccgccattgctgtggccccttgacgtctacggagttgacgtaactcttctctttctagggctctgagtggcacaacgaccgaaaccaacgaccggtttcatatgcaaatatgggcgtgatcattaactagagtgacatggccatgtgtactacacacagaggatcggggatggttgcaatcacagcattgtaagatggcgacagattttttttaaaaaaaagaaagaaaagaagatggCGACTGTAAAATGGAGTGTCTCGACATACGTAAACGTTGTATcctgacgaactgattcaaccttctttgacgtaCTCTGCGTCAAGCCccaccccccccggttcagggacggtcgttcctTCTCCACAGAGATGGCCGGGGGGCCTGTGGCCATtttccaatgctgtgattgcgaacattcccaaatcctctagtTAAGGGCCACGCTCTTACCCGCATacgaaaccgatcgctggtttcggtcgttgtgccgcTGTGTTgtgtatgagggtggggacacctgcggtcagatgagaccgaagaggtcacttggacgaGCGATGGAAGGTCTCTCTCAGTAGACattgtgtccagctgaactgattcaactttctgcgattttcttacctggattattgagcatgcatagagacatGTCGAGCAAATGTTGGACGATATCGAgtattggggcgggggggggttgtttctTGTGTCGAAGGaatcagaggaagtgctagtcAGTGGGCGTTGGTCCCGAACAAGGGGGGCAAATATAGTTTCCGCTGGATCTCATGTAAAGAGCTCACTTTACTGTTACATAGCCGTTTTATATTTTATAATTTCGTTTCATTATTAAGTACGCCACTTGTGACTGTAACATCTCTATGACTGTTATTTATCTTAATGTATGTTTTTCTACGAATCACAGTAAATAAGGATGACGTATGAATGCCTGCATGTATGTTATTCACGGCAGCCTGTGAAGTGGATTACAAATGCAGACATGGAATGTCTGTACCGGTGCGTTTCACGTTGCAGCGCAaatactcccccccccacccccaccccgtggGCCGCTCCACAAATCCCATTACCACTGCAAGTGGATCACAAAAAGGATTTGCTGTTCCTCCTCGATTAATGACGAACCTTGCCTCAAATCAAATGAGGTTTAAAGGTGACTATCAGAAACATCTGGCCAGGTATTTCCACTCAACCTGGTTATGGTATAGTCCCCCGGCCAACACAACCATCAGATAACAACATGAGGGCGGGAAAAAATGCCTAGGAATCCACCGTAATCATTTAAAACGTCTTCACATGCACTCCGATTTCCCTCAAAGGGCCGCTTCGGCTTCATAAACACTTGAGTCAGGGACTTTGGCTCATCCTTATCAGTGCCGAGGCCTCTGTGACCAAACAAATGAGGGGATGAGAGGATGTAGACACTTGCACTTCCTTCCCAGAAGAACAGAAATAGCTCCCTTCTATTTATAGCACCTATAATAAGGCATGCGATCCCATTTTAGCGCCAAAGAACACCGCTGGCACAATCGGATTTTTCCACATGAGATGGCTGTCAGCTGTCACAAACAGCAACAGCCGAGCTCAAAACCTTTGCTTGCTACCTGGTATATTAGCTCATGGAACATTTCATTTCTAACGACCTCGCGCGGCGGGGATTTCATGATCCAAACCCTGCGCCATTCTCTCTTTTGACACAGTGAACGATGGGACGGAGGAGGGAACGGGACGTGTTATAAAAAGAGGCAAGATCCAGATTGGCTCCCAGAGAACCTGCAGGCAGACGTGTATTACGTAAGGCCTCGGGTTGTTAAGAGTTAAGAAGCACGCTTAGCATAACGCTGTCGAGAATCAGGGAGGGAGGAAAAGGCCGGTTGCGTAATTCCGGGTGGTGTAAATACTTATTTAAGGGTGCTGTTGGCGTCATAAGCGAGCTCAGCCTACAAATTCACACCTTCAGTTAAAAATATTCTTGCACAAAAAGTAGATCTATACATTCTCTAAATTTTGATATAGGGAAATTgcgttctgcatttaacccatcctagttgtgtagcttggagcagtgggcagccgctgtgcagtgcccggggaccaactccagttttttttttccattgccttgctcaggggcacagacaggagtattaaccctaacatgcatgtccttttgatggtgggggaaaccggagcacccggagaaaacccactgcagacacggggagaacatgcaaactccacacagaggacgacctgggatgacccccaaggttggacaaccctggggttcgaacccaggaccttcttgctgtgaggcgacagcgctaaccactgggccaccgtgccgccaaattcCCATATTTGAATGAAAATGTACCATAAGCTAAAGGGAGATGTCCTCTGCAGGCAAATTACAAGACCTGCAAGAGTCAATGATGAGATCAGAAATGGTGTCAACAACTTAAAATATCCCAAAATAATGTTTAAGCCACATTATGATATCATTCTATTAAAgatttgtgcaaaaaaaaaatgcaacataAAGCCCTTCATTTGGAAAGGTGAAATGAAAATGTGCAAACCTAGTCAGGGTAGGCAGTCATGACATCAGAGAAACTATCTAACCTCAATGtcaaagtactttttttttaaatcaatccatgatgcattatcccccccccccccaatctgatCCTTCATCTCTTTTAAGACGGCTTTACCACGAAGCCAGAAACTGTGTAATCACACCGCCAGCAAAGCGACCCAGACATGACCTCGTAAAGCCGAGCTCCTTTCTCCACCTGGCCAGGCCTGCGTTCTGTCTCCTCCGGTTGCCGtgggtggaggggaggggagggatggGACGGGGAGGGGGGCACCGaggatgagaaggagagggaatcAGGATCTGCTTATTTGCCAAGTAAGAGTTCACGTACCAGGAATTGGACTTGTTTGGTTAATTGCGCACATGGGACACTTAGACAAAACACAAAATTCACGAGTTAAAGTCAAACATCTAAATGATCATTTAGACGTCTAAATTGTCATTTAGTATCTAAAAATGAGTGGACATGGTGAATAACGTGATATCAGTAAAGTCTATGAGAGGCGGTGTGAGAGAGCAAGCACAAAAGAAAGGTGGCAGGATGGTGTCGCCTCGATATCTTCCGGATAATCCTTACCGTGTTTCATAGTGAACTTTCCCTCCATTAGCTTAACAGCTAAGACAGAAGAAGGTTGGCGTCACCGTAAACATTTACTAGACACCTCAAAGATGGTCCCTAGGAAAATGGGTAGTTGCATAGGAAACGATACAGGTTTTAACTGAAGCGTACTAGCTTTCATTATCCAGTCCATGACATGGAGTCCCTGTCACCCGGCCAGACGATGTGAAGAACTGTATAATGGGCAATCTCTCGGAAATATTATTCCTAACATGAATTATGTGTGTCGAATTGTACCTCTGAGGATGTACTTTccaattttcttttttctttttttttgttgtcgtcCGCTATTGTCTGCTGGCTGATGCACTACAGATAATGCGATTAAAGGTTTATTGGGAACAAAAGCCTCTTATGTAGAGGTTGTGTCCGAAAAACCTGCGACTGAGACAACATTCACTCTCCAACAAAAGctgccgcccccccacccccctccacacaGACAAATGAACGAAAACAGCAGTACATGACAGAAAACAGAGAACGAGGCAGTTCTCCGATAACAAAATAATGGCAGCGGTTCGATGCGCACCAGCTCTCCTGGTGATGCTTTTCTACCTTACTCGCTCTGCCAGCTCGTCGTTCCAGCAGGCCCTCGTGCTGGATATGGCAAAGATCCTATTGGAAAACTATTGCTTCCCAGAGAACCTGGTTGGGATGCAGGAAGCCATCCAACAGGCCATCAACAGCGGCGAAATCCTCCAGATCTCAGACAGGAAGTCCCTCGCATCCGTCCTCACCGCTGGAGTCCAAGGGGCTCTCAACGACCCGAGGTTGACCGTGTCGTATGAACCCAGTTTTGTACCGGTGATGCCCCCAGTGCTGCCATCCCTGCCCACAGAGCAATTGATTCGGCTGGTGAGGAACTCGGTGAAGCTCGATATCCTGGAAAACAACGTGGGCTACCTCCGGATTGACAGGATTATTGGGGAGGAGACGGCCACAAAGCTTGGCTCTCTTCTGAGAGATAATGTTTGGAATACGGTGGCTCAAATGTCCTCCCTGATCTTTGACCTGAGGTATAGCACGGCCGGAGAGCTTTCCGGAGTTCCTTTTATAATCTCTTATTTCTCGGACCCGGAGCCCCTTATTCACATTGACACCATCTATGACAGGCCCTCTAATACCACCAAGGAGCTGTGGACCATGTCCTCCATAAACAGTGAAAGGTATGGAAAGAAAAAGGACTTGATTATTTTGACAAGCAAACGTACCATAGGGGCTGCGGAGGCTGTGGCTTACACACTAAAACACCTGAAAAGGGCTATCATAGTTGGAGAGAGATCAGCTGGTGGGTCGGTGAAAGTCCAGAAGTTCAAGATTGGAGATTCAGGGTTTTACATAACAGTCCCTGTGGCCAGGTCCATTAACCCTATAACCGGCCAGAGTTGGGAAGTGAGTGGCGTCGCAACATCGGTCAATGTCAACGCCAAAGATGCCATCGGAAATGCCAAGTCACTATTGGCTGTGAGGAAAGCCATTCCCAAGGTGGTTCAAAGCATCTCGAGTACCATCACGAGTTTCTACGCCTTCACTGACCGTGTTCCAACACTACTCCATCATCTGGAATCGATAGACTTCTTTTCAGTTATATCCGAGGAAGACCTGGCAGCCAAACTCAGCCAAGAGCTGCAGGCTGTGTCTGAAGACCCTCGGATcatcataaaacacacacaagaccacagctCAACTGTGGAGGAAGGATCCGAGCCCGAAAAGTTTCTGGATGATCCGGATTTAATAGGGGTACTTGTCGATACATCGTTCACGGTGCAAATCCTCCCGGGAAACACTGGCTATCTCCGCTTTGATAAATTCATTGACGTACCCTTGACAGCCAAATTTGGGGAATACATGGCTAAAAAGGTATGGGATCCCCTCAAGGACACTCAAAATCTTATCATTGACTTGCGCTTTAACACCGGTGGGTCCTCAGCTTCTTTAGCCTTAATACTTTCCTATCTACAGGATGCCTCGCAGAAAAAACACTTTTTCACTATATATGACAGAATTCAAAACACAACGACCGAGTATGACACGCTGTCTGGGATTACAGGCCCAATCGATGGCTCCAAGTGTGGGATTTACGCGTTGACCAGCTACTACACAGCAGGCGTTGGAGAGGAGTTTGCGTACCTAATGCAATCATTACACCAAGGCACCGTGATTGGGGAAATTACATCTGGCACTGTCATGCACTCCAAGACATTCCAGGTTGAAGGTGCAAATATTACAATTACTGTACCTTTCATAAACTTCATAGACAACAATGGAGAATGCTGGTTGGGAGGAGGTGTGGTCCCAGATGCTATTGTTTTAGCAGAAGAAGCTATGGACCATGCACATGAGATCATAGACTTCCACAGGGGCCTCAAGTCCCTCATAGAAACAACAGGGGAACTGTTAGAAATTCACTATGCAATCCACGAGGTTGCTACAAAGGTCAGCCAGGTGCTACTGACCAAATGGGCTGAGGGTTCATACCGCGCGGTGGTGGATTTCGAATCTTTGGCATCTCAGTTGACGGCAGACATCCAGGAGACTTCAGGAGATCACCGGCTCCACGTCTTCTATTGTGACGTGGAGCCCGAGTCCTTGCACGAAGTTCCGAAGATCCCGACGTCAGAAGAGGTGGGATACATAATTGACGCCCTGTTTAAGATCGAGGTAATGCCAGGGAATGTTGGTTATCTGAGGTTTGACATGATGGCGGATTTGGAGGTCGTCAAAGCCATCGGACCCCAGCTAATCAAAGTAGTATGGAGCAAGATAGCCAACACTGACATCCTCATTATTGACATGAGGTACAACACAGGTGGTTACTCCACGGCAATCCCTCTTCTATGCAGCTATTTCTTTGACGCCGAACCCGTGCGACATCTGTACACCGTCTTCGACCGTTCCACCAAAACCATGACGGAGGTCATGACCTTACCGCAGGTCATGGGTCAGAGGTATGGGTCCTCCAAGGAGGTCTACATTCTCACCAGTCACATGACAGGCTCGGCAGCCGAGGTGTTCACCCGCACAATGAAGGACCTAAATCGGGCCACCATAATCGGGGAGCCAACCATTGGAGGGTCCTTATCAAGTGGGACCTACCAGGTCGGGGACAGTATACTGTATGCCTCTATCCCCAACCAGGTGGTTTTCAGTGCAGTGACTGGAAAATTGTGGAGTGTGTCGGGTGTGGAGCCTCACGTCATTGCCCGGGCGAATGATGCTCTGACTGTTGCACAGAAAATCCTAGCTGCTCGACTGTCCAAACAAGACCAAGAGAAGTAATTTATTGACCCGTAGTTTTGCCTCCTTTTAAAACTGTGACTAGATATTAGCTCCGTTTTGAAAACATTTCAAGTTCAGCTTACTGTTTTCAAGAGTAACATCCGAGTATCCCTGACAAGGAGTAACTATTGTAGGGGTGAAACTTGTGACCTGCCGGATATGGGAAAGTCTTTTTATCTGTCAAAATGATGGTTAGGAGCAGGTGACAACTGACAGTGTCATCGTGATAGTGTATTAACCAGCATATTAAAACACTTTGAAAAGTATCTGAAGTATACAAtaatgggtaacactttagtatggggaacatattccaagtaacaaaaacttaatttagagtaatttaacactattaacacttgcagttttgtgttttgttatgtaagaacagaccatattcattaagtgttagtaagggagaataactcttcttgtggtactaccaccttataaaggccatactaagcaaagcatattgagatggtactactaataagcaatacttctgaggttatagagggaaaactcatagttaatggcttactggttgtataataaggccatgcagaatacggcattaatgagtacgtactaatgaccaattaagagccaatatgttgctaatttgcatgctaatgagcacctaattaatggtgactacgttccccatactaaagtgttacccaataaTGCTACATACAGTATTGCTACCTAAGTATTTTACTACAATCTTTGAGTTTTTACAAATCAAGCTTCACACTTGTAAAAAATGAACTCGTCAACATCCCAATACTTAACACCGAAGTGGAGTAACAGTAAACTGAGACACTGAAATATGGCACAGTACATTTTTACGGGCCAAGTTTACGTTGGCTGATCTTGGTgcataattattatttttttaagtgTTTAATGTACTTCCGGAAGTCTTTTGATTTCTCGAAGCATTTGATTATTTGCATTTTGTTGATTGCACTTTTATTCTTTCGTCGACTTCTGTTCATTTGGGCACCTTAATCCTCCATTGCACGTACAGTAAAGTACATCCTTATTTGACTGCTTCAAGCTACAATGATTTGAGTTGCCTTTACCGGATAGGACCCACCCATCAGTAGGTGGCTTATTAAGCTTTGTAATTAGGTTGTCCGCTTATTACGCCACTTTAATGCCACTTTAACATCAAATGCGTATTATTAGCCAACATTTCTGTTGACCCACACATattgtgagaaaaaaaatcagttttgctatgtttatgtgaatgtgtgttggtgTATTTGATTGTTTTGTGTATTCAGTTTGCATCATTCGAGTTATCCTTGTTCCTGTTTAGGTCTGTGATGTTGTACGTCAAACATTTGACCGTTTTTCCTCTTTGCCTGACAAGACAGCTCGTCTGTTTATTCTCTGTAGTAACTAAGAATCACCAGTAGGGGGAGCAAGTTTCAAACAAACCCAAAGGCAGTCTTAACCGTCGTTCCCCTCTCAGAGAAATCCTCAACCCACTGAACTTTACATGCACTGCAATAAAGTATGTACTCCTTCTAAAATAAAGTGTTTCAGAGTCATTTCATTTGGTTTATGAAAAAACGAGTATAATTCAATTTGCTGATTAATGCCGATACATCCTCCTATGGCCGTGAACACATTATTGAGCTGTCAACACTTAAGCGTTGTCTCGTTAAGTGTGATTCATCACAGTGTTGCCTATCATTATATATCAAAGTATCACAGTAAGACAGGACAGAGTTTGATATTCTCATCTTACGCTTGCAGAAATAACACCAGCTGGAGGTTGACACAACAACACACTTACGAGAAGGCTTGGAAAATGACTTGGAAACTGCAAGCTTCTACACTAAGAGAGGAACTTCCCCTTGATTTGGGAAGTCTTTGGCTAGGACGGTGAGCATCGATTCAATTACCAGGTGATAGTTTTCAcatgaagaaagccactttatattTGTCAGTGTACAAGTTACAACGAAATGTgtactccgcatttaacccatcctgttgtatagctgcagcgcccggggaccaactccagttcttctttccgttgccttgctcaggggcacagacaggagtattaaccctaacatgcacaactttttgatggtgggaggaaactggagcacccagaggaaacccacgcagacacggaaagaacatgcaaactccacacggaaaggacctgggacggcctggggttcgaacccaggaccttcttgttgtgaggcaataatgctaaccactgggccaccattgcCGAGCGTGGCAAAGTTGATAacgttgtacccccccccccacagcaaaCAACCAAAAAGATCCAAATATTGATAAAATGTGAGAAAGCTGCACTGTCTCCCCTTTACACTTCCTGCCTTAGTAAATCTCTTATGCATCAAGACAGGAGGATTAAGTTAAATACATACTGAGTGACCCTGGACGGGGTGAATATTTCCATAAGCTATAATCCTTTTGCAGATATTTCCGTTAGGTAATAAGGTTATCTCATGTGGTAAGTGTAGCTTTAAATACGTATTTAAAATCTCCTGTATATATTCAAAACTGGTATCTTGGGCAACACTCTGCAGCGCCTACTTGGCTAGCTTGTTAATGCCTTACAAAACTCAGGGATAATGCGATTACGGGTTTATTGTGGGCCAAATCCTCTTATGAGCATGTTAACAGAAGCCTCACCATCGAAATCGTGTCATTTAACAAAGAACCTCTCCACAGAAGGAGGCTCTGAGTCTCAGCACCTTCTTGCTCCTACCCACTTTCATCTCGCCAAACAGACAACATGGCAAAAGCTATGTTTCTGGTTGCATCGCTGCTTGTTCTCAGCAATGTCTTCATTGCCAACGCTGCATTTGAACCAACCCTCATCGCAGACATGGCGAAGATCCTGATGGACAATTACTGCTCTCCGGAGAAGCTGGTGGGTATGCAAGAGGCCATAGATGCCGCCAGCACCAACACAGAGATCCTCAGCATCCCAGACCCTGAAACCCTGGCCAACGTGCTCACGTCGGGAGTCCAGGGTACCATCAACGACAAGCGCCTTAAAGTCTCATATGAGCCCGATTATGTCCCAGTCGTGACCCCTCAGCTGCCTCCCTTGCCCCCGGAACAGCTGGTTGCCGTCATCCAGAACTCAATCAAACTCGATATCCTGGATGGGAACGTCGGCTACCTGCGGATCGATCACATCCTCGGGGAGGAGGTTGCAGACAAAATCGGCCCTCTGCTCCTGGAGCTGGTCTGGAACAAGATCCTGCCTACATCTGCTCTGATATTTGACATGCGCTACACCAGCAGCGGAGACATGTCGGGGATCTCCTACATCGTGTCTTACTTCACGGAGGCTGAGCCTCTGATTCACATCGACAGCGTTTATGACCGTCCCACAGACATCACCACTGAACTGTGGTCCATGCCCAAGCTCCTGGGGGAGAGATACGGTGCCAAGAAGCCCCTCATTATCCTCACCAGCAAGAACACCAAAGGGATTGCAGAGGATGTCACCTACTGCCTCAAGAACCTCAAAAGGGCCACCATCGTTGGGGAGAAGAGTGCCGGGAGCTCTGTCAAAATCGACACGATCAAGGTGGGCAGCACAGACTTCTACATCACTGTGCCGACTGCCAAATCCATCAACCCTATCACCGGCTCCACCTGGGAGGTCACCGGCGTGACCCCTGATGTTGAGGTACATGCTGAGGATGCCCTCGCAACAGCAATCAAGATCGTCAACCTCCGTGGCCAAATTCCAGCCATCATCGAGGGATCTGCCACCCTGATCGCTGATAATTACGCCTTTGAGGATGTGGGAGCGACTGT
Proteins encoded in this window:
- the LOC130127900 gene encoding retinol-binding protein 3-like, which codes for MLFYLTRSASSSFQQALVLDMAKILLENYCFPENLVGMQEAIQQAINSGEILQISDRKSLASVLTAGVQGALNDPRLTVSYEPSFVPVMPPVLPSLPTEQLIRLVRNSVKLDILENNVGYLRIDRIIGEETATKLGSLLRDNVWNTVAQMSSLIFDLRYSTAGELSGVPFIISYFSDPEPLIHIDTIYDRPSNTTKELWTMSSINSERYGKKKDLIILTSKRTIGAAEAVAYTLKHLKRAIIVGERSAGGSVKVQKFKIGDSGFYITVPVARSINPITGQSWEVSGVATSVNVNAKDAIGNAKSLLAVRKAIPKVVQSISSTITSFYAFTDRVPTLLHHLESIDFFSVISEEDLAAKLSQELQAVSEDPRIIIKHTQDHSSTVEEGSEPEKFLDDPDLIGVLVDTSFTVQILPGNTGYLRFDKFIDVPLTAKFGEYMAKKVWDPLKDTQNLIIDLRFNTGGSSASLALILSYLQDASQKKHFFTIYDRIQNTTTEYDTLSGITGPIDGSKCGIYALTSYYTAGVGEEFAYLMQSLHQGTVIGEITSGTVMHSKTFQVEGANITITVPFINFIDNNGECWLGGGVVPDAIVLAEEAMDHAHEIIDFHRGLKSLIETTGELLEIHYAIHEVATKVSQVLLTKWAEGSYRAVVDFESLASQLTADIQETSGDHRLHVFYCDVEPESLHEVPKIPTSEEVGYIIDALFKIEVMPGNVGYLRFDMMADLEVVKAIGPQLIKVVWSKIANTDILIIDMRYNTGGYSTAIPLLCSYFFDAEPVRHLYTVFDRSTKTMTEVMTLPQVMGQRYGSSKEVYILTSHMTGSAAEVFTRTMKDLNRATIIGEPTIGGSLSSGTYQVGDSILYASIPNQVVFSAVTGKLWSVSGVEPHVIARANDALTVAQKILAARLSKQDQEK
- the LOC130127902 gene encoding retinol-binding protein 3-like; the protein is MAKAMFLVASLLVLSNVFIANAAFEPTLIADMAKILMDNYCSPEKLVGMQEAIDAASTNTEILSIPDPETLANVLTSGVQGTINDKRLKVSYEPDYVPVVTPQLPPLPPEQLVAVIQNSIKLDILDGNVGYLRIDHILGEEVADKIGPLLLELVWNKILPTSALIFDMRYTSSGDMSGISYIVSYFTEAEPLIHIDSVYDRPTDITTELWSMPKLLGERYGAKKPLIILTSKNTKGIAEDVTYCLKNLKRATIVGEKSAGSSVKIDTIKVGSTDFYITVPTAKSINPITGSTWEVTGVTPDVEVHAEDALATAIKIVNLRGQIPAIIEGSATLIADNYAFEDVGATVATKLNELLASGEYNMVNTKEELETKLSADLKSLSGDKSLKTTSNTPALPPMDYSPEMFIELIKVSFHTDVFENNIGYLRFDMFGDFEEVKPIAQIIVEHVWNKVVNTDAMIIDLRNNVGGPTTAISGFCSYFFDAGKKILLDKLYDRPSGTTKELWTIPELTGVRYGTRKSLVILTSGATAGAAEEFVFIMRNLGRAMIVGETTAGASHPPETFSVGETDIFLSIPTIHSDTTMAHGWEGAGIAPHIPVSAEAALDAAKVILNKHLPGQKSTR